One Triticum dicoccoides isolate Atlit2015 ecotype Zavitan chromosome 4B, WEW_v2.0, whole genome shotgun sequence genomic window carries:
- the LOC119291708 gene encoding transport inhibitor response 1-like protein — MSEEDEDQAGAPPKRPRAASPPPPPPPPDQVLDNVLETVLQFLRAPGDRGAASLVCRSWHRAESATRASLAVRNILAASPARAARRFPNAHHILLKGRPRFADFNLLPPGWAASAFRPWVAALAAAAFPALRSLSLKRITVTDDDLDLLARSLPPSFRELSLLLCDGFSSRGLASLASHCRGLRVLDVVDCELNEEEDDEVSDWVAAFPRGHTDLESLSFECFTPQVPFAALEALVARSPRLRRLRVNQHVSLGQLRRLMALTPRLTHLGTGSFRPGDGAEDEGLDFGQMLTAFASAGRANSLVSLSGFRDLAPEYLPTIATVAANLTSMDLSYAPVNPDQVLLFIGQCRSLETLWVLDSVRDEGLQAVAMCCKKLQVLRVLPLDAHEDADELVSEVGLTAISEGCRDLRSILYFCQRMTNAAVISMSHNCPEMKVFRLCIMGRHRPDHVTGEPMDEGFGAIVRNCSKLTRLSTSGYLTDRAFEYIGKYGSSLRTLSVAFAGDSDLALQHILQGCSKLEKLEIRDCPFGDAGLLSGMHHFYNMRFVWMSGCSLTLQGCQEVARQLPRMVVELINSQPEIEKTDGVDILYMYRSLEGPREDVPPFVKIL, encoded by the exons ATGTCCGAGGAGGACGAGGACCAGGCGGGGGCGCCGCCCAAGCGGCCGCGCGCggcgtcgccgcctccgccgccgccgccgcccgaccaggTGCTCGACAACGTGCTCGAGACGGTGCTCCAGTTCCTCAGGGCCCCGGGCGACCGTGGCGCGGCCTCCCTCGTCTGCCGCTCCTGGCACCGCGCCgagtccgccacccgcgcctccctcGCCGTCCGCAACATCCTCGCCGCCTCCCCGGCCCGCGCCGCGCGCCGCTTCCCCAACGCGCACCACATCCTCCTCAAGGGCCGCCCCCGCTTCGCCGACTTCAACCTGCTGCCCCCCGGCTGGGCCGCCTCCGCCTTCCGCCCCTgggtcgccgccctcgccgccgccgccttccccgcgctcCGCTCCCTCTCCCTCAAGCGCATCACCGTCACcgacgacgacctcgacctcctcgCCCGCTCCCTCCCGCCCTCCTTCCGCgagctctccctcctcctctgcgACGGCTTCTCCTCCcgcggcctcgcctccctcgcctcccaTTGCAG AGGGCTGCGTGTGCTCGACGTGGTGGACTGCGAGCtcaacgaggaggaggacgacgaggtgtcggacTGGGTGGCGGCGTTCCCGCGGGGGCACACCGACCTGGAGTCCCTCTCCTTCGAGTGCTTCACCCCGCAGGTACCGTTCGCCGCGCTCGAGGCTCTCGTGGCGCGCTCGCCGCGCCTCCGTCGCCTGCGCGTCAACCAGCACGTCTCCCTCGGTCAGCTGCGCCGGCTCATGGCGCTCACGCCCCGCCTCACGCACCTCGGCACGGGCTCGTTCCGGCCGGGGGACGGCGCCGAGGACGAGGGGCTCGACTTCGGCCAGATGCTGACCGCCTTCGCGTCGGCCGGCCGGGCCAACTCGCTGGTCTCGCTCTCCGGCTTCCGTGATCTCGCGCCGGAGTACCTGCCGACCATTGCCACGGTCGCTGCCAACTTAACCAGCATGGACCTGAGCTACGCCCCTGTCAACCCCGACCAAGTCCTGCTCTTCATCGGGCAATGCCGCAGCCTTGAGACGCTATGG GTGCTCGACTCAGTGCGCGACGAGGGGCTCCAAGCCGTGGCGATGTGCTGCAAGAAGCTCCAGGTTCTCCGCGTGCTCCCATTGGACGCGCACGAGGACGCAGATGAGCTGGTGTCGGAGGTCGGGCTCACCGCCATCTCCGAGGGCTGCCGTGACCTTCGGTCCATTCTCTACTTCTGCCAGAGGATGACCAACGCCGCCGTCATCTCCATGTCGCACAACTGCCCCGAGATGAAGGTGTTCCGGCTATGCATAATGGGGAGGCACCGGCCTGACCACGTGACGGGGGAGCCGATGGACGAAGGGTTCGGCGCCATTGTCCGCAACTGCAGCAAGCTCACCAGGCTCTCCACGTCCGGGTACCTGACGGATCGAGCGTTCGAGTACATTGGCAAGTACGGCAGCTCCTTGCGGACGCTCTCCGTGGCGTTCGCCGGGGACAGTGATCTGGCGCTGCAGCACATCCTCCAGGGCTGCTCCAAGCTGGAGAAGCTCGAGATAAGGGACTGCCCGTTCGGCGACGCCGGCCTCCTCTCCGGCATGCACCATTTCTACAACATGCGGTTCGTCTGGATGTCGGGCTGCAGCCTGACGCTGCAAGGCTGCCAGGAGGTGGCGCGGCAGCTCCCACGGATGGTGGTGGAGCTGATAAACAGCCAGCCTGAGATCGAGAAGACAGACGGCGTCGACATCCTATACATGTATCGATCACTGGAGGGGCCAAGGGAGGATGTTCCACCATTTGTGAAGATCCTGTAA